From the Quercus lobata isolate SW786 chromosome 6, ValleyOak3.0 Primary Assembly, whole genome shotgun sequence genome, one window contains:
- the LOC115994350 gene encoding splicing factor U2af large subunit B isoform X2 encodes MAPPASALLSGAAAVTGQIAGATPSLPGMFPNMFPIATGQQFGALPVMPVQAMTQQATRHARRVYVGGLPPTANEQSVATFFSHVMAAIGGNTAGPGDAVVNVYINHEKKFAFVEMRSVEEASNAMALDGIIFEGAPVKVRRPSDYNPSLAATLGPSQPNPNLNLAAVGLTPGSAGGLEGPDRIFVGGLPYYFTETQIRELLETFGPLRGFDLVKDRETGNSKGYAFCVYQDLSVTDIACAALNGIKMGDKTLTVRRANQGANQPKPEQENVLLHAQQQIALQKLMLQPAAAVATKVVCLTQAVSPDELKEDDDYQDILEDMREECGKFGTLVNIVIPRPQPNDEPSPGVGKVFLEYADIEGSTKARTGLNGRKFGGNSVVAVYYSENKFAQGDYEG; translated from the exons ATGGCGCCTCCTGCTTCTGCATTGTTATCTGGTGCAGCTGCTGTAACAG GTCAGATTGCAGGGGCTACTCCGTCTCTTCCCGGAATGTTTCCAAACATGTTTCCTATAGCAACTGGTCAG CAATTTGGAGCTCTTCCTGTTATGCCAGTTCAGGCAATGACTCAACAG GCTACAAGGCATGCTCGGCGAGTGTATGTTGGTGGGCTTCCTCCTACAGCAAATGAACAG TCTGTTGCGACATTTTTCAGTCATGTTATGGCTGCAATTGGAGGAAACACTGCTGGTCCAG GAGATGCTGTTGTCAATGTTTACATAAACCATGAAAAGAAGTTTGCTTTCGTGGAGATGAGATCTGTTGAGGAGGCTAGTAATGCAATGGCTTTGGATGGGATCATATTTGAG GGTGCTCCTGTTAAGGTGAGGAGACCTAGTGACTACAACCCATCTCTTGCCGCAACACTTGGTCCAAGTCAGCCCAATCCCAATCTGAACCTTGCTGCTGTTGGGTTAACGCCAGGATCTGCAGGTGGGCTTGAGGGTCCTGATCGCATATTTGTGGGTGGGCTTCCCTATTACTTCACTGAAACACAGATCAGGGAGTTGTTAGAGACTTTTGGGCCACTTCGGGGTTTTGATCTTGTGAAAGACAGAGAAACGGGAAATTCAAAAGGCTATGCATTTTGTGTTTACCAAGATCTTTCAGTTACAGACATAGCTTGTGCAGCTCTGAATGGAATTAAGATGGGTGATAAAACTCTTACTGTTAGACGTGCTAACCAGGGTGCTAATCAACCTAAACCCGAGCAAGAGAATGTATTGTTGCATGCACAGCAGCAGATTGCATTGCAG AAGCTCATGTTACAACCAGCTGCTGCAGTGGCCACCAAGGTTGTGTGTCTAACTCAGGCAGTTTCTCCCGATGAACTCAAAGAAGATGATGATTATCAAGACATTTTGGAAGACATGAGAGAGGAATGCGGAAAATTTG GTACACTGGTAAATATTGTCATCCCACGCCCACAACCTAACGATGAACCATCACCTGGAGTCGGGAAG GTGTTTTTGGAGTATGCAGACATTGAGGGTTCTACAAAAGCTCGTACTGGGTTGAATGGAAGAAAATTTGGTGGGAATTCAGTAGTGGCCGTCTATTATTCAGAGAACAAGTTTGCCCAGGGGGACTACGAAGGCTAG
- the LOC115994350 gene encoding splicing factor U2af large subunit B isoform X3, with translation MGLVRLQPGTIACFGQIAGATPSLPGMFPNMFPIATGQQFGALPVMPVQAMTQQATRHARRVYVGGLPPTANEQSVATFFSHVMAAIGGNTAGPGDAVVNVYINHEKKFAFVEMRSVEEASNAMALDGIIFEGAPVKVRRPSDYNPSLAATLGPSQPNPNLNLAAVGLTPGSAGGLEGPDRIFVGGLPYYFTETQIRELLETFGPLRGFDLVKDRETGNSKGYAFCVYQDLSVTDIACAALNGIKMGDKTLTVRRANQGANQPKPEQENVLLHAQQQIALQKLMLQPAAAVATKVVCLTQAVSPDELKEDDDYQDILEDMREECGKFGTLVNIVIPRPQPNDEPSPGVGKVFLEYADIEGSTKARTGLNGRKFGGNSVVAVYYSENKFAQGDYEG, from the exons ATGGGTCTTGTTCGTCTTCAACCGGGAACTATTGCCTGTTTTG GTCAGATTGCAGGGGCTACTCCGTCTCTTCCCGGAATGTTTCCAAACATGTTTCCTATAGCAACTGGTCAG CAATTTGGAGCTCTTCCTGTTATGCCAGTTCAGGCAATGACTCAACAG GCTACAAGGCATGCTCGGCGAGTGTATGTTGGTGGGCTTCCTCCTACAGCAAATGAACAG TCTGTTGCGACATTTTTCAGTCATGTTATGGCTGCAATTGGAGGAAACACTGCTGGTCCAG GAGATGCTGTTGTCAATGTTTACATAAACCATGAAAAGAAGTTTGCTTTCGTGGAGATGAGATCTGTTGAGGAGGCTAGTAATGCAATGGCTTTGGATGGGATCATATTTGAG GGTGCTCCTGTTAAGGTGAGGAGACCTAGTGACTACAACCCATCTCTTGCCGCAACACTTGGTCCAAGTCAGCCCAATCCCAATCTGAACCTTGCTGCTGTTGGGTTAACGCCAGGATCTGCAGGTGGGCTTGAGGGTCCTGATCGCATATTTGTGGGTGGGCTTCCCTATTACTTCACTGAAACACAGATCAGGGAGTTGTTAGAGACTTTTGGGCCACTTCGGGGTTTTGATCTTGTGAAAGACAGAGAAACGGGAAATTCAAAAGGCTATGCATTTTGTGTTTACCAAGATCTTTCAGTTACAGACATAGCTTGTGCAGCTCTGAATGGAATTAAGATGGGTGATAAAACTCTTACTGTTAGACGTGCTAACCAGGGTGCTAATCAACCTAAACCCGAGCAAGAGAATGTATTGTTGCATGCACAGCAGCAGATTGCATTGCAG AAGCTCATGTTACAACCAGCTGCTGCAGTGGCCACCAAGGTTGTGTGTCTAACTCAGGCAGTTTCTCCCGATGAACTCAAAGAAGATGATGATTATCAAGACATTTTGGAAGACATGAGAGAGGAATGCGGAAAATTTG GTACACTGGTAAATATTGTCATCCCACGCCCACAACCTAACGATGAACCATCACCTGGAGTCGGGAAG GTGTTTTTGGAGTATGCAGACATTGAGGGTTCTACAAAAGCTCGTACTGGGTTGAATGGAAGAAAATTTGGTGGGAATTCAGTAGTGGCCGTCTATTATTCAGAGAACAAGTTTGCCCAGGGGGACTACGAAGGCTAG
- the LOC115994350 gene encoding splicing factor U2af large subunit B isoform X1: MSDYEGRYEGNGEDADNYGGGSSPQPRGSSHGGPEDHSDTKSQHGSRDYERESSKSREKDREKGRDKERDRDRDRDRDRERDRDKDRERSKDRDRDRERDRDRDRDRDRHHRDRHRDRDRSERRERGRDRDDDDYYRGGRDYDRRRDFDRDREERSKRKSRSRSKGRSEHRSRSRSRSRSKSKRISGFDMAPPASALLSGAAAVTGQIAGATPSLPGMFPNMFPIATGQQFGALPVMPVQAMTQQATRHARRVYVGGLPPTANEQSVATFFSHVMAAIGGNTAGPGDAVVNVYINHEKKFAFVEMRSVEEASNAMALDGIIFEGAPVKVRRPSDYNPSLAATLGPSQPNPNLNLAAVGLTPGSAGGLEGPDRIFVGGLPYYFTETQIRELLETFGPLRGFDLVKDRETGNSKGYAFCVYQDLSVTDIACAALNGIKMGDKTLTVRRANQGANQPKPEQENVLLHAQQQIALQKLMLQPAAAVATKVVCLTQAVSPDELKEDDDYQDILEDMREECGKFGTLVNIVIPRPQPNDEPSPGVGKVFLEYADIEGSTKARTGLNGRKFGGNSVVAVYYSENKFAQGDYEG, from the exons ATGTCTGATTACGAAGGAAGGTACGAAGGAAACGGCGAGGACGCCGACAATTATGGCGGTGGCTCCTCTCCTCAGCCTCGTGGTAGCAGCCATGGTGGCCCTGAAGATCACAGCGACACCAAGTCTCAG CATGGGTCTCGTGATTATGAAAGAGAGTCTTCTAAAAGCAGGGAGAAGGATAGAGAAAAAGGGCGTGATAAGGAGAGGGACAGGGATAGAGATCGGGACCGTGATCGGGAGAGGGATAGAGACAAGGATAGGGAGAGAAGCAAGGACAGGGATAGAGATAGGGAAAGGGATAGAGACCGAGACCGGGACCGGGACCGTCATCATAGAGATCGCCACAGGGATCGTGATCGTAGTGAAAGAAGGGAACGTGGCCGGGAtagagatgatgatgattattatCGAGGTGGCCGGGACTATGACAG aCGAAGGGATTTTGATAGAGACAGAGAGGAGAGGAGCAAGCGGAAGTCTCGCTCTCGTTCAAAGGGTAGATCAGAGCACAGATCAAGGTCACGTTCTCGGTCACGGTCAAAGAG CAAAAGGATTAGTGGCTTTGATATGGCGCCTCCTGCTTCTGCATTGTTATCTGGTGCAGCTGCTGTAACAG GTCAGATTGCAGGGGCTACTCCGTCTCTTCCCGGAATGTTTCCAAACATGTTTCCTATAGCAACTGGTCAG CAATTTGGAGCTCTTCCTGTTATGCCAGTTCAGGCAATGACTCAACAG GCTACAAGGCATGCTCGGCGAGTGTATGTTGGTGGGCTTCCTCCTACAGCAAATGAACAG TCTGTTGCGACATTTTTCAGTCATGTTATGGCTGCAATTGGAGGAAACACTGCTGGTCCAG GAGATGCTGTTGTCAATGTTTACATAAACCATGAAAAGAAGTTTGCTTTCGTGGAGATGAGATCTGTTGAGGAGGCTAGTAATGCAATGGCTTTGGATGGGATCATATTTGAG GGTGCTCCTGTTAAGGTGAGGAGACCTAGTGACTACAACCCATCTCTTGCCGCAACACTTGGTCCAAGTCAGCCCAATCCCAATCTGAACCTTGCTGCTGTTGGGTTAACGCCAGGATCTGCAGGTGGGCTTGAGGGTCCTGATCGCATATTTGTGGGTGGGCTTCCCTATTACTTCACTGAAACACAGATCAGGGAGTTGTTAGAGACTTTTGGGCCACTTCGGGGTTTTGATCTTGTGAAAGACAGAGAAACGGGAAATTCAAAAGGCTATGCATTTTGTGTTTACCAAGATCTTTCAGTTACAGACATAGCTTGTGCAGCTCTGAATGGAATTAAGATGGGTGATAAAACTCTTACTGTTAGACGTGCTAACCAGGGTGCTAATCAACCTAAACCCGAGCAAGAGAATGTATTGTTGCATGCACAGCAGCAGATTGCATTGCAG AAGCTCATGTTACAACCAGCTGCTGCAGTGGCCACCAAGGTTGTGTGTCTAACTCAGGCAGTTTCTCCCGATGAACTCAAAGAAGATGATGATTATCAAGACATTTTGGAAGACATGAGAGAGGAATGCGGAAAATTTG GTACACTGGTAAATATTGTCATCCCACGCCCACAACCTAACGATGAACCATCACCTGGAGTCGGGAAG GTGTTTTTGGAGTATGCAGACATTGAGGGTTCTACAAAAGCTCGTACTGGGTTGAATGGAAGAAAATTTGGTGGGAATTCAGTAGTGGCCGTCTATTATTCAGAGAACAAGTTTGCCCAGGGGGACTACGAAGGCTAG